One region of Streptomyces leeuwenhoekii genomic DNA includes:
- a CDS encoding phospholipase D-like domain-containing protein: protein MRRRLERLIGIAATEGNALLPLRNGDEIFAAMLQSIRTARRTVDMMTFVYWRGDIARQFAEALADRARDGVRVRLLLDGFGSRQIEQDLLDLLDRAGVEVAWFRKPLYLTPFKQNHRCHRKVLVVDEETAFTGGVGIAEEWCGDARDEHEWRDTHVRVRGPAVDGLAAAFAQNWAECHDTLFDTRDRFTDHTPEGDAVVQVVRGSASLGWQDMQTLLRVMIECARDRFRLATAYFAPDAYFIDLLCAAARRGVEVEILLPGPHTDKRVCRLAGQHYYQDLLDCGVRIFEYQPTMMHAKVITVDRVAALVGSTNFNRRSLDHDEEVMLAVLDEDFAAVLDRHFDEDIQVSRRIERGRWTRRSALRRLREAAVVPIRRFL, encoded by the coding sequence ATGCGGCGTCGTCTGGAGCGCCTTATCGGCATCGCCGCCACGGAAGGCAACGCCCTGCTGCCGCTGCGCAACGGGGACGAGATATTCGCGGCGATGCTGCAGAGCATCCGCACGGCCCGGCGCACCGTGGACATGATGACGTTCGTGTACTGGCGCGGCGACATCGCCCGCCAGTTCGCCGAGGCGCTGGCGGACCGGGCCCGCGACGGTGTGCGGGTGCGACTGCTGCTGGACGGCTTCGGCAGTCGGCAGATCGAACAGGACCTGCTCGACCTGCTGGACCGGGCCGGAGTCGAGGTGGCGTGGTTCCGCAAGCCGCTGTACCTCACCCCGTTCAAGCAGAATCACCGCTGCCATCGCAAGGTGCTGGTCGTGGACGAGGAGACGGCGTTCACCGGCGGAGTGGGCATCGCCGAGGAGTGGTGCGGAGACGCCCGTGACGAACACGAATGGCGTGACACCCACGTTCGGGTACGCGGGCCCGCGGTGGACGGCCTCGCCGCCGCCTTCGCGCAGAACTGGGCCGAATGCCACGACACCCTCTTCGACACACGCGACCGCTTCACCGACCACACGCCGGAAGGTGACGCCGTGGTCCAGGTCGTCCGCGGCTCGGCCAGCCTGGGCTGGCAGGACATGCAGACCCTGCTGCGGGTCATGATCGAATGCGCTCGGGACCGTTTCCGGCTGGCCACGGCCTACTTCGCCCCCGACGCCTACTTCATCGACCTGCTGTGCGCCGCCGCCCGGCGCGGCGTCGAGGTGGAGATCCTGCTGCCCGGCCCGCACACCGACAAGCGCGTCTGCCGACTGGCCGGCCAGCACTACTACCAGGACCTGCTCGACTGCGGGGTGCGGATCTTCGAGTACCAGCCGACGATGATGCACGCCAAGGTCATCACCGTCGACCGGGTCGCCGCCCTGGTCGGCTCCACCAACTTCAACCGCCGTTCCCTCGACCACGACGAAGAAGTCATGCTCGCCGTCCTGGACGAGGACTTCGCCGCCGTCCTCGACCGGCACTTCGACGAGGACATCCAGGTCAGCCGGCGGATCGAGAGGGGCCGCTGGACACGCCGCTCCGCCCTGCGGCGACTGCGGGAGGCGGCCG